From Streptomyces sp. TLI_235, a single genomic window includes:
- a CDS encoding putative flippase GtrA, with translation MPSPTQRALARIPERYKPFLVQHRKLVKFLLVGGTCFVLTTVIDLGLKFTVLQHKPVVALTIATVVATVVSYVLNRQWSFRANGRHREAILFFAVSALAVVVNDLPLILSRYVLDLREPDVTPLTQEIADFLSGMIIGTFLAMIFRFWAMNRWVFTRTGPAGSSAEDLEPERV, from the coding sequence ATGCCGTCCCCTACACAACGCGCGCTGGCCCGGATCCCGGAGCGGTACAAGCCGTTCCTGGTTCAGCACCGCAAGCTGGTGAAGTTCCTGCTGGTGGGCGGAACGTGCTTCGTGCTGACGACCGTGATCGACCTCGGGCTGAAGTTCACCGTGCTGCAGCACAAGCCGGTGGTGGCGCTCACCATCGCGACGGTGGTCGCCACCGTCGTCTCCTATGTACTGAACCGCCAGTGGTCGTTCCGGGCGAACGGCCGGCACCGCGAGGCGATCCTCTTCTTCGCGGTCAGCGCGCTCGCGGTGGTCGTCAACGACCTGCCGCTGATCCTCTCCCGGTACGTGCTGGACCTGCGCGAGCCGGACGTCACCCCGCTCACCCAGGAGATCGCCGACTTCCTCAGCGGCATGATCATCGGCACCTTCCTGGCCATGATCTTCCGCTTCTGGGCGATGAACCGCTGGGTCTTCACCCGCACCGGTCCGGCCGGCTCCTCCGCCGAGGACCTCGAACCCGAGCGGGTGTGA